The following coding sequences are from one Triticum dicoccoides isolate Atlit2015 ecotype Zavitan chromosome 4A, WEW_v2.0, whole genome shotgun sequence window:
- the LOC119288972 gene encoding cyanidin 3-O-rutinoside 5-O-glucosyltransferase-like produces the protein MAQPAAVRGEHGTHFLVAAYGIQGHLNPARALARRLAAIDRATATLSVPLFGHRRMFPSSSPDDQEVSDGVIHYAPFSDGQDDGSWPTGSGDETARRRRASCDSLSAVVRRLAAAGRPVTCVVCTLNMPTVVQVARAHGLPLAVYWIQPATVLVAYYHYFHGHGDGGIAAHAADPAYEATLPGLRRPMRMGRDMPSFLADDATGTGDDLSQMIVRGFREMFEQMDDEEVIMKPCMVLVNTSEALEETALEAIRPYLGDVFAIGAPVVPLAGAGEDQAIHLFAQDEEKRYMAWLETQPPKSVVYVSWGSLLTYSERQAEEILRGIRRLNLPYLWVVRREGRSPEVDRLLLATAAAVPEGMVVEWCDQVRVLSHPSVSCFVTHCGWNSTLEAVACGVPAVAAPSWSDQPVNAHLLAEEWGVAVRAEREADGVLTGAELARCVELAVGSGDMATAIAASSRAWKERVREAVAAGAPSERSLRSFVKRVQELEFLRSN, from the coding sequence ATGGCCCAGCCGGCGGCGGTACGCGGGGAGCACGGCACCCACTTCCTCGTGGCGGCGTACGGGATCCAGGGCCACCTCAACCCGGCGCGCGCCCTGGCCCGCCGTCTCGCCGCCATCGACCGCGCCACGGCCACCCTCTCGGTGCCCCTCTTCGGCCACCGCCGCATGTTCCCTTCCTCCTCTCCCGACGACCAGGAGGTCAGCGACGGCGTCATCCACTACGCCCCCTTCTCCGACGGCCAAGACGACGGCAGCTGGCCCACGGGCTCGGGGGACGAAACGGCGCGCCGCCGCAGAGCGTCCTGCGACAGCCTCTCCGCCGTggtgcgccgcctcgccgccgccggccgcccggTCACCTGCGTCGTGTGCACGCTCAACATGCCGACGGTCGTCCAGGTCGCGCGCGCGCACGGCCTGCCGCTCGCCGTATACTGGATCCAGCCGGCCACGGTGCTCGTCGCCTACTACCACTACTTCCACGGGCATGGCGACGGcggcatcgccgcccacgccgctGACCCGGCGTACGAGGCCACCCTGCCGGGTCTCCGCCGGCCTATGAGGATGGGCCGCGACATGCCGTCTTTCTTGGCCGACGACGCCACGGGCACCGGGGACGACCTTTCACAGATGATCGTTCGAGGTTTCCGCGAGATGTTTGAGCAGATGGACGACGAGGAGGTCATCATGAAGCCTTGCATGGTGCTGGTGAACACGTCCGAAGCCCTGGAAGAGACGGCGCTGGAGGCGATCCGGCCGTACCTGGGCGACGTCTTCGCCATCGGCGCCCCCGTTGTTCCTCTTGCCGGAGCCGGAGAAGATCAGGCCATTCATCTGTTCGCGCAGGACGAGGAGAAGAGGTACATGGCGTGGCTGGAGACGCAGCCACCCAAGTCGGTGGTGTACGTGTCGTGGGGGAGCCTGCTCACGTACAGCGAGCGGCAGGCGGAGGAGATCCTGCGCGGCATCCGGCGCCTCAACCTGCCGTATCTGTGGGTGGTGCGGCGGGAGGGACGCTCGCCGGAGGTGGACCGCCTCCTCCTGGCAACGGCAGCGGCCGTGCCAGAGGGAATGGTGGTGGAGTGGTGTGATCAAGTGCGAGTGCTGTCGCACCCGTCGGTGTCGTGCTTCGTGACGCACTGCGGGTGGAACTCGACCCTGGAGGCGGTGGCGTGCGGCGTGCCGGCCGTGGCGGCGCCGAGCTGGTCGGACCAGCCGGTGAATGCTCACCTGCTGGCGGAGGAATGGGGCGTGGCCGTCCGGGCGGAGCGCGAGGCCGACGGGGTGCTGACCGGCGCGGAGCTGGCGAGGTGCGTCGAGCTGGCTGTTGGCAGCGGCGACATGGCCACTGCGATAGCAGCGAGCTCGAGGGCTTGGAAGGAGAGGGTAAGGGAGGCGGTGGCCGCCGGTGCGCCGTCCGAGAGAAGCCTCCGGAGCTTTGTCAAGAGAGTGCAAGAACTGGAGTTTCTAAGGAGCAACTAA
- the LOC119286189 gene encoding DNA-directed RNA polymerase V subunit 5A-like, which translates to MNQFAPQQSSLAMDSGESSAASNAAHAAMAVDYAPEVACCVSSMVDLGGAAGVESQRLFLARRTALEMLRDRGYSVPEDELARTLPEFRAWWSETPEIERLSFSTTLASDESNKVRIVFCPPEPVKIAAIREVYLRIKEENLSCLILILQSKITSRARESIKEMFKFKVDVFQITELLVNITKHVLKPKHEVLTAEEKAKLLKQYNVVDSQLPRMLETDAVARYYGLGKGNVVKFTYDSELTVDHVTYRCIF; encoded by the exons ATGAATCAATTCGCCCCTCAGCAATCATCGCTCGCCATGGACTCAGGGGAGAGCTCCGCCGCCTCCAACGCCGCCCACGCGGCAATGGCCGTCGACTACGCCCCCGAGGTCGCCTGCTGCGTATCATCCATGGTCGACCTCGGCGGCGCCGCCGGCGTGGAGAGCCAGCGCCTGTTCCTGGCGCGCCGCACGGCGCTGGAGATGCTGCGGGACCGCGGGTACAGCGTTCCGGAGGACGAGCTCGCCCGCACCCTCCCGGAGTTCCGCGCGTGGTGGTCCGAGACGCCCGAGATCGAGCGCCTTTCCTTTTCCACAACCCTCGCCTCCGACGAGTCCAACAAG GTGCGAATTGTCTTCTGCCCACCTGAGCCCGTCAAAATCGCAGCCATCCGGGAGGTGTATCTCCGAATCAAAGAAGAGAACTTGTCTTGCCTGATTCTGATTTTGCAGAGCAAAATAACATCTAGAGCCAGGGAGTCCATCAAGGAGATGTTCAAATTCAAAGTAGATGTATTCCAG ATCACAGAGTTACTGGTGAACATTACTAAGCATGTCCTGAAGCCCAAGCATGAAGTGCTGACTGCAGAAGAAAAAGCGAAGCTCCTGAAGCAGTACAATGTGGTGGATTCACAG TTGCCTCGCATGCTAGAGACCGATGCTGTTGCTCGCTACTATGGCCTTGGCAAGGGAAACGTGGTGAAATTCACATATGACAGCGAGCTCACCGTGGACCATGTGACGTACAGATGTATCTTCTGA